GATATGGGCTCGAGCATGTCATCCTCCAACTTTAACAAAGCTAAAAATGTTGCGAAAGCTGTTGCCCGTGAATTGGGAGCAACTCCATATTTCATTTATTTAGGTGTTGTAACCTTTAATGATTCTGTCAATGTTTGGGATGGAGACCCATTCATGCCTGGTAACAATTTCTGGAACGCACCGAGCACATTCACATTGGATATCGATACTGCGCGACAACATGGCGGGAATGATGTCCCGAATGCCGCATGGGATGCGATATGGCATGCTATGGAGGATTATGCCGATTGGTCAATAACAAATGCTAAAGTTATAGTGCTGTTCACCGATAATTCCTCCTGTGCGAGGGATTTGCGGGCGGGAACATCGTGCTGTTGTGATACCTCGAGTTCAACATATGTCGATACGATAGCTCATCCATTCCCGGCTTTTAACAATCCATACCAGAGAGCTATGAACCAGGATTTCGTGGTATTTACGGTGACCAAGTCACCGCCAGATGGTCCTAATTCGGCACAATGGGATACATTATACAGGCGTATAGCGAGAGCTACAGGCGGAAAGCATCTTGATATCTCGATGTCAGCTAATGCGATAGCTGATACTATAACGCAGAAGATAATGGGACTTCTGCTTTCCTCGACTGAGATAAAACTTTGTATCACCAACACCGGACCTTCTGCAAGCGGAGCCATAAGGGCACAGCTCGTTGACCCTGGAAAATTTGACCTTCTTATGGGCGGGAGAACTCAGACATTCAGTTCATGGCCTGCTGGTTCAACCCATTGTTTCAGGTGGAGGATACACATTCAATCTGGTGCTCGTGATTTCGAAAAATGTTTCTCGATTTTCCTGAGCGGATTATATAATGATACTATTCATGGTTGCATCCAAGAAACAACCTCTACCTGCCTATGCTCACCGCCAGAAGCCTATCTTATTTGTCCACCTGCGCCATCGGGCGGGCATATTTACACGGGTTGTGCGAACCAGAAAATAACTATTCGTTTGTCTCCTACTGCGGATGTTTCAACGGCTGTTATGACCGTTAACGATACGGATTTCACATTCCCGACCAGAATGAGTATAAGAGGTGATACCCTAATTTACAGTCATCCTACATCGTGGGTTCAGGGACAAAATGTTAATTTCGCCCTCAAGGCTATAGGTGATGGTGCTGGTTGTTACAACATAAGGCCAGTTTTCGGCAGTTTCATCGTTGATAGGCAGCCGCCGAGCCTTGTCCAAGTTTGGCCACCCGACAGCGCAGTTTTCCGTGATACTGCGGATATATCGATACGAATAACAGTGCAGGATACGCCAGCTATGATAAATCCTGCCGCCTCGTTTTTCACAGCTAATGGAGTAAGAATAGACTACGGTGACCCAAGACTTACTGCAACTTTTTATCGTAGCAGAGCTGAATTTACTGTTTCTGGTACAAGGTCTGAACTCGGTGCTGCGACCAACGATACGTTAAGATTATGCATCCACATTGAAGATAGTGTGAAATCGAGCATTGAGGGCTGTCATCTTTGTGGTCCTAATGTTCTCACGAAGTGTTTCACATACTTTATTTTCCATACCGCACCATATCCAAGGCTTGTATTTCCTCCTATGAATGTTGTTTCATCCTGTTCCCTCCAGTCTGTTAAGTGGGTGGTTGGCGGATGGGCTGATAGGTCGAGTGCGGTTATTGAGGTTGACGATACCACTATTGTTACCTCTGGTTACACTTGGCGTGGTGACACATTAATTTACACTCCCTCACGAAACTGGGATGAGGGAAGGCATACGGTTTGCCTTACGAGGTTGAGGGATACTGCTGGCAGGCTAATGGTGTGGGAGCCTATTTGCGCCAGATTCAGAATTGACCTCGTTCCACCAACTGTTTTGGATAAATCGCCGACGGGGATAATAAGCGATACTATAGTCGATATAGTGGTTCATGTTAGAGACAATGTTGCTCTTGATTGGAGCAGCGCTTTCCTTGTGGTTATAGACGATACATTCCGTTCGTCCGAGTTAATTATTGCTGGTGACTCAGCTGTTTTTGACATGTCTTCTCATGGATATCATCTTCCCGACAGTGGTAATGTTCGGGTTTGCTTCAATATAGATGACAGCGCCAGAGTTTGTGGACCCAACCATAGAGAGTATTGCTGGACATTTTCTGTTTATGCCAGCCCGATTCTGGTTACACCTGAAACTCCGAGTGGTATTATAGTTTCCTGTCCGACTTACCCGCCGATGTGGCGTTTTTCTCGTGACCCAGTGTGTTCAACGATTGTGGCTACTATAAATGGTGTTAAGTATCGCTGGTCGGATGGTTACTTCGTTTACTCAAGCCGACTTTTGACATATCTTCCGCCTACTTCGTGGTCGCATGCAGAGTCGGTAGTGGCTTGTCTTGATAGTGCTTTTGACATTGTGGGGAACCCGATATACGATACAGTTTGCATAAGCTTCGTGGTCGACCTTCAGGGACCTGAATTTAGCAATAACACTCCGCGCGACTCGACACGGCAGGCATCTCCAACTATTGCCGTTACGATACACGATGAGCCAGCCGGTGTTGACCCGGACTCCATCTTCATGTTCATAAACGATTCCCTTGTGTCAGCGACATGGTCGGACCCGATTCTATCGTTTGATTGCGCTGCCGCTGGAATGTCATTCGAACGAGGCGAAACCGTATTGGTCGTTGTGCGCGCCAGGGACCGCTCACAGATTTGCGAACCAAACATGAACGCTATAGCATGGCAGTTTGTGAGAACCCCG
This genomic stretch from bacterium harbors:
- a CDS encoding VWA domain-containing protein encodes the protein MRNIAILIVFLTFAVFSIAFASNVPKQPNPETNISAPLSFTIDLSCTTRSGLGSPQVAFCIDMGSSMSSSNFNKAKNVAKAVARELGATPYFIYLGVVTFNDSVNVWDGDPFMPGNNFWNAPSTFTLDIDTARQHGGNDVPNAAWDAIWHAMEDYADWSITNAKVIVLFTDNSSCARDLRAGTSCCCDTSSSTYVDTIAHPFPAFNNPYQRAMNQDFVVFTVTKSPPDGPNSAQWDTLYRRIARATGGKHLDISMSANAIADTITQKIMGLLLSSTEIKLCITNTGPSASGAIRAQLVDPGKFDLLMGGRTQTFSSWPAGSTHCFRWRIHIQSGARDFEKCFSIFLSGLYNDTIHGCIQETTSTCLCSPPEAYLICPPAPSGGHIYTGCANQKITIRLSPTADVSTAVMTVNDTDFTFPTRMSIRGDTLIYSHPTSWVQGQNVNFALKAIGDGAGCYNIRPVFGSFIVDRQPPSLVQVWPPDSAVFRDTADISIRITVQDTPAMINPAASFFTANGVRIDYGDPRLTATFYRSRAEFTVSGTRSELGAATNDTLRLCIHIEDSVKSSIEGCHLCGPNVLTKCFTYFIFHTAPYPRLVFPPMNVVSSCSLQSVKWVVGGWADRSSAVIEVDDTTIVTSGYTWRGDTLIYTPSRNWDEGRHTVCLTRLRDTAGRLMVWEPICARFRIDLVPPTVLDKSPTGIISDTIVDIVVHVRDNVALDWSSAFLVVIDDTFRSSELIIAGDSAVFDMSSHGYHLPDSGNVRVCFNIDDSARVCGPNHREYCWTFSVYASPILVTPETPSGIIVSCPTYPPMWRFSRDPVCSTIVATINGVKYRWSDGYFVYSSRLLTYLPPTSWSHAESVVACLDSAFDIVGNPIYDTVCISFVVDLQGPEFSNNTPRDSTRQASPTIAVTIHDEPAGVDPDSIFMFINDSLVSATWSDPILSFDCAAAGMSFERGETVLVVVRARDRSQICEPNMNAIAWQFVRTPVGVSEEKGIKAGYSIDTKVMGNELIVNCVSTGEADLFIYDVMGRTIYRTSVAGKSTVKVPLVDFRNGVYLVELKSGNNRILRKLMLFR